One region of Mucilaginibacter sp. 14171R-50 genomic DNA includes:
- a CDS encoding sensor histidine kinase, whose product MKNSRLKISHATIWISSVILGLLSSVPQLASHQFNPLEAAVNAGLTGSFAVLMWYFNIYMLSRKPGNRRRQSISYSKLFSSLLFGLIVMFALAWVQQLILSHINFGPTMLMVEVRGILINLVFYMFLNLLQQNYENQHVSMELERIKSDNLAAQYELLKQQINPHFLFNSLNTLKAMVETGDEESVNFILKLSNFYRFTLESRKLDLIRLSEEMEIVNAYLFLQRARFDGGFTFTSKLTDRTLKTLVPPFTLQLLIENCIKHNIVSLQRPLHISIYEDGEYIVVENKLQVKKGEVSSTGVGLKNIGLRYSHLLEKDIEIINDDKTFKVKLPLIYEHSHY is encoded by the coding sequence ATGAAAAACTCCAGGCTTAAAATATCACACGCCACTATTTGGATCAGTTCTGTCATACTGGGCTTGTTGTCATCAGTACCGCAACTAGCTTCGCACCAATTCAATCCGCTTGAAGCGGCGGTAAATGCGGGGCTAACCGGCTCTTTTGCCGTATTGATGTGGTATTTCAACATTTATATGTTATCGCGTAAGCCAGGTAACAGGCGCCGGCAAAGTATCTCGTATAGCAAATTGTTCAGCTCTTTATTATTCGGCCTAATCGTGATGTTTGCTTTGGCCTGGGTGCAGCAACTGATTCTTTCTCACATCAATTTCGGCCCTACCATGCTGATGGTCGAAGTGCGCGGTATACTCATTAACCTGGTCTTTTACATGTTCTTAAATCTGCTGCAACAGAACTATGAAAATCAGCACGTGAGCATGGAACTGGAACGCATCAAAAGCGACAACCTGGCAGCGCAGTACGAATTGCTGAAGCAGCAGATCAATCCGCATTTTTTGTTCAATAGCCTAAACACCTTAAAGGCGATGGTAGAAACCGGCGACGAGGAATCAGTGAATTTTATTCTCAAACTGTCCAACTTCTACCGCTTTACTTTAGAGAGCCGAAAACTGGACCTGATCCGTTTAAGCGAGGAGATGGAGATTGTGAACGCCTATCTTTTTCTACAACGGGCACGTTTCGATGGTGGATTTACATTCACCAGTAAGCTAACCGATCGGACGTTAAAAACCCTGGTTCCTCCTTTTACACTGCAATTACTAATTGAAAATTGCATTAAGCATAACATCGTATCGTTACAGCGCCCGTTGCATATTAGTATTTACGAAGATGGCGAGTACATAGTAGTAGAAAATAAACTGCAGGTAAAAAAAGGCGAGGTGAGCTCCACAGGTGTGGGCTTGAAAAATATTGGGTTACGTTACAGCCATCTGCTGGAAAAGGATATTGAAATTATTAATGACGACAAAACTTTTAAGGTAAAACTTCCGCTTATATATGAACATTCTCATTATTGA
- a CDS encoding DUF4255 domain-containing protein, which yields MINEALQFIVQALNQALKNNFLSDEDLVVMNNVIQADGTIPLINQNKVVLSLINIEKETNKPFNTYKRPLEDNNYAAGSPSEYYNLDILFSSNFDDYSESLKMLSAVIAYFQGHTSLTPADSSAIPAGIKKLDVDVERLAFHQMHSLWTAMGAKYQPSILYKVRLLNIQSGQVKGAVAAVTKTENMVTQ from the coding sequence ATGATAAACGAGGCACTACAGTTTATAGTTCAGGCTTTGAACCAGGCGCTTAAAAACAATTTTCTGTCTGATGAAGACCTTGTTGTTATGAACAACGTGATTCAGGCGGATGGTACCATACCCCTTATCAATCAAAATAAGGTGGTGCTGTCGCTTATTAATATCGAAAAGGAGACCAATAAGCCGTTTAATACCTATAAGCGGCCGTTAGAAGATAATAATTATGCCGCGGGCAGTCCTTCCGAATATTATAACCTTGATATTCTTTTCAGTTCGAATTTTGATGACTATAGCGAATCGTTAAAAATGCTGAGCGCAGTTATTGCCTATTTCCAGGGCCACACTTCGCTTACCCCTGCCGATTCATCTGCAATACCCGCCGGTATAAAAAAGCTTGACGTTGATGTAGAAAGGCTGGCTTTTCATCAAATGCATAGTTTATGGACGGCTATGGGTGCAAAATATCAACCCTCTATCCTCTATAAGGTAAGGTTACTAAATATACAATCGGGCCAGGTAAAGGGAGCGGTTGCGGCTGTTACAAAAACAGAAAACATGGTTACGCAATGA
- a CDS encoding LytTR family DNA-binding domain-containing protein — translation MNILIIEDERRTAKSLETIIKDLKPNARITGQYQSVEESVAALSNTAAQPDLIFMDIQLADGLSFEIFKSVKITCPVVFCTAFDEYSLEAFKSNGVDYVLKPFSKDDINEALRKVDELKNFFQQKTSPDLESLLLRLNPSSGKTSFLVFKNQKYTTVQTDHIAFFYIRNDSTSIMCFDGQEYALNQSLDTIAASVSARQFFRINRQYLVNFRAIKEVEHYFLRKLYVKLIIETPERLLINKEKSHSFLNWMEER, via the coding sequence ATGAACATTCTCATTATTGAAGACGAACGACGGACGGCTAAGTCGCTCGAAACCATTATTAAAGATCTCAAACCCAACGCACGGATAACCGGACAATACCAAAGTGTAGAAGAATCGGTAGCAGCATTGAGCAATACAGCAGCACAACCGGATCTGATCTTTATGGATATTCAGTTGGCTGATGGCTTATCGTTTGAAATATTCAAATCAGTAAAAATCACCTGTCCGGTTGTATTCTGTACCGCTTTTGATGAGTACTCGCTGGAGGCATTTAAAAGCAATGGTGTTGATTATGTACTAAAGCCGTTCTCCAAAGACGACATTAATGAAGCACTGCGAAAGGTGGATGAGCTAAAAAACTTTTTTCAACAAAAAACTTCGCCCGATTTAGAAAGCCTGCTCTTAAGGCTTAACCCCTCTAGCGGGAAAACTAGTTTTCTGGTTTTTAAAAATCAGAAATATACGACCGTGCAAACAGATCATATTGCGTTCTTCTACATCAGAAATGATTCCACCTCGATAATGTGTTTCGACGGGCAGGAGTATGCGCTTAACCAATCACTTGATACTATTGCTGCTTCTGTTTCGGCTAGACAATTCTTCAGGATTAACCGGCAGTACCTGGTCAACTTCAGGGCGATTAAGGAGGTAGAGCACTATTTTCTGCGGAAGTTATATGTTAAACTGATTATCGAAACGCCGGAAAGACTGCTTATTAATAAAGAGAAATCGCACAGCTTTCTGAACTGGATGGAAGAGCGGTAA
- a CDS encoding TetR/AcrR family transcriptional regulator, translating into MPAKDNGTEQLIKATAKRIFFAEGKLHATTQDIATAAGVNRAALHYYFRTRDQLVAEVFKESMQGLSLRLGNIMSAKMPFRKKIEMLIDAFTTEMREYPYQEVFLVTEMNTVGHGLVTKIDEGPISFFLTEIEKEMQLGTIGKMNPKHFLINLFSLLSYPVIMSPIYRQFFKMNHQEFDQLIAERRELIYRMMFK; encoded by the coding sequence ATGCCAGCCAAAGACAACGGAACCGAACAATTAATTAAAGCCACGGCTAAACGCATTTTCTTTGCGGAGGGAAAACTACATGCAACTACGCAGGACATTGCTACTGCCGCCGGCGTAAACCGCGCCGCACTGCACTATTATTTCAGAACCAGAGATCAGCTTGTTGCCGAAGTTTTTAAAGAATCCATGCAGGGCTTAAGCCTGCGCCTGGGAAACATCATGTCGGCTAAGATGCCTTTCAGAAAAAAAATAGAGATGTTGATCGATGCGTTTACGACGGAAATGAGGGAATACCCTTATCAGGAAGTTTTCCTGGTCACGGAGATGAATACTGTCGGTCATGGCCTGGTGACTAAAATTGATGAGGGCCCCATATCTTTTTTTCTAACTGAAATTGAAAAGGAAATGCAGTTGGGAACGATTGGAAAGATGAATCCTAAACATTTTCTGATCAACCTTTTCTCTTTGCTTTCTTATCCGGTTATCATGTCGCCAATTTACCGCCAGTTCTTTAAGATGAACCATCAGGAATTTGATCAACTAATTGCTGAGCGCAGGGAACTGATCTACCGGATGATGTTTAAATAA
- a CDS encoding ABC-F family ATP-binding cassette domain-containing protein — MSITISTLSYRHPNKERLFEQISFTINKGEKAALVGNNGAGKSTLLQLIAGISQPSTGIIFTSSAPWYVPQHLGQYNSLTIAAALKVEHKLAAIKAITEGSIDEQHFNNLEDDWEIEDKVRAALSKWQLGHLLPKQQMADLSGGEKTKVFLAGIDVHAPEIILLDEPSNHLDVRSREKLYELISNIKATILAVSHDRTLLNLFPETFELSPFGMEAYGGNFDFYREQKEGKVNSLQNELHEQSKTLKQIHQKARDVAEKRQKIESRGQAKGKSGSLPRIIAGGLKSKAEGSTAKALDVQDEKLSAISDNIRNIRGQIQQYQVLKIDIGPSDLHQGKVLVDATDLTYDFGNGPLWKPLSFQIRSGDRVHIKGDNGAGKTTLFKLITGILTASLGNISRTDFTYLYLDQEYRIINPDRTVYEQLQHYNSRNLQEHELKSLLIYAQFERQAWDKNCGVLSGGEKMKLSLCCLSVSNHTPDILILDEPTNNLDVKSLEVLTSTIKDFNGTLLVISHDRYFTEEIGLDQTIEVKKIL, encoded by the coding sequence ATGAGTATAACGATAAGTACCTTATCTTACCGTCACCCTAATAAGGAGCGGCTATTTGAACAAATTAGTTTTACGATAAATAAGGGCGAGAAAGCTGCGTTGGTAGGTAATAATGGAGCCGGAAAATCTACACTGTTGCAACTCATAGCAGGAATATCGCAGCCATCGACAGGTATTATTTTCACATCATCGGCACCCTGGTATGTACCACAGCACTTAGGTCAATATAATAGCTTAACAATTGCAGCAGCGCTAAAGGTTGAACATAAGTTAGCAGCCATAAAAGCAATTACAGAAGGTAGCATTGACGAGCAACACTTTAACAACCTGGAAGATGACTGGGAAATTGAAGATAAGGTACGCGCAGCTTTAAGCAAGTGGCAACTTGGTCATCTATTGCCTAAACAACAAATGGCAGACCTTAGCGGGGGTGAAAAGACAAAAGTATTCCTTGCAGGGATTGATGTTCACGCCCCTGAAATAATTCTGCTTGATGAGCCTTCCAACCACCTCGATGTTCGTAGCCGCGAGAAATTATATGAATTGATTAGTAATATCAAAGCAACAATACTGGCGGTAAGTCATGACCGTACTTTGCTTAACCTGTTCCCCGAAACATTTGAACTAAGCCCATTCGGTATGGAAGCTTATGGCGGCAATTTCGACTTTTACAGGGAACAGAAGGAAGGTAAAGTAAACTCCTTGCAGAACGAATTACACGAGCAGTCGAAAACGTTAAAACAAATACACCAGAAAGCCCGCGATGTGGCCGAAAAACGGCAAAAGATAGAATCGCGCGGACAAGCTAAAGGGAAATCAGGGTCTTTGCCAAGGATTATTGCAGGTGGTTTAAAAAGTAAAGCCGAAGGCAGTACGGCTAAAGCATTGGATGTCCAGGATGAAAAGCTTTCGGCCATCAGTGACAATATCAGGAATATCCGTGGGCAGATACAGCAATACCAGGTACTTAAAATTGACATTGGACCGTCTGATCTTCACCAGGGCAAAGTGCTGGTGGATGCGACTGATCTGACTTACGATTTTGGAAACGGGCCGCTTTGGAAACCGCTTAGCTTTCAAATTCGGTCGGGCGACAGGGTGCACATTAAAGGGGATAACGGCGCAGGGAAAACTACTTTATTTAAATTAATTACCGGAATACTGACAGCGAGTCTCGGAAACATCAGCCGGACAGACTTCACCTACCTGTACCTCGATCAAGAGTACAGGATTATTAATCCTGATAGGACGGTTTATGAGCAGCTGCAGCATTACAATAGCCGAAACTTGCAGGAACACGAGCTTAAATCGCTATTGATCTATGCACAGTTTGAACGCCAGGCCTGGGACAAAAATTGTGGGGTGTTAAGCGGCGGTGAAAAAATGAAACTTTCGCTATGCTGCCTATCGGTAAGTAATCACACGCCGGATATACTGATTTTGGATGAACCGACCAACAACCTGGATGTGAAAAGCCTGGAAGTACTTACTTCAACGATTAAGGATTTTAATGGAACGTTGCTGGTGATATCCCATGACCGCTACTTTACGGAAGAGATAGGTCTTGACCAAACTATTGAGGTAAAAAAAATTCTTTAA